In one window of Deltaproteobacteria bacterium DNA:
- a CDS encoding branched-chain amino acid ABC transporter permease translates to MEIGGIVAYLISFAIMAGIYAIFSLGLNIQWGYTGLFNIGIAGFFCIGAYTSALLTTPKPTGIYAHYVKQIFGLDLPFVMGLAGAALVCGLVAFLIGVSTLKLREDYLAIATIGIAETFRLIFNNEHWLANGPRGLMGLPQPLAGLVDPRYYNYIYLVIVIIVMVLVYLAIERAIRSPWGRVLRAIREDEISASMSGKSIYNFKMQSFIFGSMVMGIGGALYAHYTMSISPDVFTPLYGTFIIWVMLMAGGSGNNKGAILGAYVVWGIWIGTKFLTDFLPFALKARGPYFRFLLIGILLEIILIRRPQGLLGEEKKVSKMLD, encoded by the coding sequence ATGGAAATCGGCGGGATCGTCGCTTATTTAATCTCTTTTGCCATTATGGCCGGCATTTACGCCATTTTTTCCCTGGGCTTAAACATCCAGTGGGGATACACCGGCCTGTTTAACATCGGTATCGCCGGATTTTTCTGCATCGGAGCCTACACCTCGGCCCTTCTAACCACACCCAAGCCCACCGGGATATACGCCCATTATGTTAAGCAGATCTTTGGCTTGGACCTCCCGTTTGTAATGGGACTGGCAGGAGCGGCCCTGGTTTGCGGCCTGGTGGCCTTTCTTATCGGTGTGTCTACACTAAAGCTGCGAGAAGATTATCTCGCTATCGCCACGATTGGTATCGCTGAAACCTTTCGGCTGATCTTCAACAACGAGCACTGGCTGGCCAATGGGCCGCGAGGATTGATGGGGCTGCCGCAGCCCCTGGCAGGACTGGTGGACCCTAGATACTACAACTACATCTACCTTGTTATCGTGATAATCGTAATGGTTCTTGTTTACCTGGCCATAGAACGCGCCATCCGATCTCCCTGGGGGCGTGTCCTGAGGGCGATTCGTGAGGACGAAATCTCCGCATCCATGAGCGGAAAGAGTATCTATAACTTCAAGATGCAGTCCTTTATTTTCGGGTCCATGGTCATGGGCATTGGCGGGGCGCTCTATGCCCATTACACCATGAGTATTTCTCCAGACGTTTTTACTCCTCTGTACGGCACCTTTATCATCTGGGTTATGCTCATGGCCGGAGGAAGCGGCAATAATAAGGGCGCTATTCTGGGCGCTTACGTCGTGTGGGGAATCTGGATCGGAACCAAGTTCCTCACCGATTTCCTTCCTTTCGCCCTCAAGGCCAGGGGGCCCTATTTCCGGTTTCTTTTGATCGGAATTCTCCTGGAAATTATCCTGATCCGCAGGCCACAGGGCCTTTTGGGAGAAGAAAAAAAGGTTTCCAAAATGCTGGATTGA
- a CDS encoding branched-chain amino acid ABC transporter permease, translated as MLELIVYGIVLGSIIALGAIGLTLIYGILGFANFAHGELMTAGAYVTLFLVTGPFLWLGVPDSSFGSLSFGWRTTLAFPFAMIVIAALAILMDRVLFQKLRRKASGAVMLAMSALGASFIIRMTVIIIWGADFRFYKPGLMRPALLLPGGIKIRPDQILILGVVVLLVTVLHLFLQKTKMGKAMRATSDNMELARVSGIDTERIIIWTWGIGGALAAAGGILYGIDVQVHPGMGWNFILPLFAAAILGTIGNIYGALVGGLVIGVMQQVSTAFLLPTYKPAVAFIIMIVILLIRPQGIFGGSRK; from the coding sequence ATGCTGGAGTTAATTGTCTATGGGATTGTGTTGGGCAGCATCATCGCCCTGGGGGCCATAGGTCTTACTTTGATTTATGGTATCTTAGGGTTCGCCAACTTTGCTCATGGAGAGCTCATGACTGCCGGGGCCTATGTGACGCTCTTTCTGGTCACCGGTCCTTTTTTGTGGCTAGGAGTGCCTGACAGTAGCTTTGGGTCGCTCTCCTTTGGATGGCGCACGACTCTGGCCTTTCCATTTGCCATGATCGTGATTGCTGCCTTGGCCATTCTTATGGACCGTGTTCTGTTTCAAAAGCTTCGCCGTAAAGCGAGTGGGGCCGTGATGCTGGCTATGTCCGCCTTGGGCGCGTCTTTCATCATTCGCATGACCGTGATCATCATCTGGGGGGCAGATTTCCGGTTTTATAAACCCGGCCTCATGCGTCCGGCTCTGCTTTTGCCTGGCGGAATAAAGATCAGGCCGGATCAAATCCTTATTCTGGGTGTGGTTGTCCTGCTGGTAACCGTGCTGCACCTGTTTTTACAAAAAACCAAAATGGGTAAGGCCATGCGGGCCACGTCCGACAACATGGAACTGGCTCGAGTTTCCGGTATTGACACCGAAAGGATCATCATTTGGACCTGGGGAATCGGTGGAGCCTTGGCCGCCGCCGGAGGCATTCTCTACGGAATTGACGTTCAGGTCCATCCCGGGATGGGGTGGAACTTCATCCTGCCTCTTTTCGCAGCTGCCATACTGGGCACCATCGGCAACATATACGGCGCCTTAGTGGGGGGACTGGTTATCGGTGTCATGCAGCAGGTCTCCACGGCTTTTCTCCTTCCGACCTACAAGCCAGCCGTGGCCTTCATTATCATGATAGTCATCCTATTGATTCGACCTCAAGGCATATTCGGAGGGAGCCGGAAGTAA
- a CDS encoding ABC transporter substrate-binding protein, producing MKRVVIFALMFVFCITSASVTLGQEIKVGTLLAITGPLKEYGPNIGNGAILAAKQLTAAGLKIKLIHEDSETSAIPATNAARKLVEINKVVAIIGALSSGVTMPVASSVICPKGVIMISPASTSPLLTVLPADQGKDFLFRTCPSDSLQGVVSGKVAAGRYKTISVLYVNNPYGQGLAEWFKKAYEKNGGKVLAMVPHDEKAAESYTAELKKALAGKPGALAAFSYPEHAKIYLKEAIEFFNYKNFYFCDGTKSEVIIKALGPKNVEGLIGTAPGTVGGKALDAFNTAFKKEFGRLPPLPFITNAYDGMSTIGLAAYAAKVKGLPLTSKNIRDQMRMVANPPGEIILPGEFKKAFSLLKQGKAINYEGAAGAVDFDKNGDVVTPIEVWKFSGGQIVSVRME from the coding sequence ATGAAAAGAGTTGTTATATTTGCGCTCATGTTTGTATTTTGCATCACCAGTGCTTCGGTAACTCTGGGTCAAGAAATCAAGGTCGGGACTCTTTTGGCCATTACAGGTCCCTTGAAGGAGTATGGCCCCAATATTGGGAACGGAGCCATTTTAGCCGCGAAACAGTTAACCGCGGCTGGTTTAAAGATCAAGCTTATCCACGAGGACAGTGAGACCTCGGCTATTCCCGCGACTAACGCCGCCAGAAAGCTGGTGGAAATTAATAAGGTCGTGGCTATCATCGGGGCCCTGTCCAGTGGTGTGACGATGCCTGTGGCCTCGTCTGTAATCTGCCCCAAGGGTGTCATCATGATCTCACCCGCGTCCACATCACCCTTGCTCACCGTGCTGCCCGCGGACCAGGGAAAAGATTTCCTGTTTCGAACCTGCCCCTCTGATTCCCTGCAGGGAGTCGTCTCCGGCAAGGTGGCGGCTGGCCGGTACAAAACCATATCCGTTCTGTACGTGAACAATCCTTACGGGCAGGGACTGGCAGAATGGTTTAAAAAGGCCTATGAAAAGAATGGAGGCAAGGTCCTGGCCATGGTGCCTCATGATGAAAAAGCGGCTGAATCATACACCGCGGAGTTAAAAAAGGCTCTGGCCGGAAAGCCTGGGGCGCTGGCGGCCTTTAGTTACCCCGAGCACGCCAAGATTTATCTTAAGGAGGCCATCGAGTTTTTCAATTACAAGAACTTCTACTTCTGCGATGGCACGAAATCAGAGGTGATCATCAAGGCTCTCGGGCCCAAGAACGTGGAGGGTTTGATAGGCACGGCGCCAGGCACTGTTGGCGGTAAAGCTCTTGATGCCTTTAACACCGCTTTTAAGAAGGAATTTGGCAGACTACCGCCTTTGCCTTTCATCACTAATGCCTACGATGGCATGAGCACTATCGGTCTGGCGGCTTATGCGGCCAAGGTCAAGGGCCTGCCCTTAACCTCGAAAAACATCCGGGATCAGATGCGTATGGTCGCTAACCCGCCTGGAGAGATTATCCTGCCCGGTGAATTCAAAAAGGCCTTCAGCTTACTGAAACAAGGCAAGGCCATCAATTACGAAGGCGCGGCTGGAGCCGTTGATTTCGATAAGAACGGTGATGTGGTTACGCCTATTGAAGTCTGGAAGTTTTCGGGAGGCCAAATTGTAAGCGTTCGCATGGAATAA